The following is a genomic window from Rhodopirellula islandica.
TGGTGAACCATCCCGCCATGAAAGCTCCACCGATGGCCAAGCCGAGAAATAGTATTGTTCGCATGACACATCCTTGAAAAACAGAAAAGACGAAACGGTCCTCCGAACGTTCGATCATCTCGAAGATCGAGTTTCGGCGGAAGATCAATTCATCAAGCCGTATCGGCATTCCCCAACCGGAAAATCCAGTCGAACCCTGATTTCTTTCCAAATCATTGCAATCGGCCGCAACTGCAAATCCCTGTTGAATCGACACCTGATTCACTACGATGGGACGTCCCCGCCGCGTCGCACGAAACGAAACCATGAAACACATTCGCAATTTTTGCATCATCGCCCACATCGATCACGGCAAGTCCACCTTGGCGGACCGACTGATCCAATCCTGTGGCGGTGTGACTCAACGTGAGTTTCACGACCAAATGCTCGACTCGATGGACATCGAGCGAGAACGCGGCATCACGATCAAAAGCAACACGGTCACGCTGAATTACACCGCGAACGACGGGGAGGCGTACCAATTGAATCTGATCGACACACCCGGCCACGTCGATTTCTCGCACGAAGTCCGCCGGTCGCTGATGGCCTGCGAAGGCGCTCTGATGGTCGTCGATGCCTCCCAGGGGGTCGAAGCCCAAACCGTCGCCAACCTGTACCTGGCGCTTGAATACGACCTGGAACTGCTGCCGGTCATCAACAAAATCGACTTGCCCGCCGCCGATGTGGACCGCGTTCGCGGAGAAATCGACGAGGACCTGGGACTCGATCCCTTCGTCGCGATTCCGGTCTCTGCCAAAACCGGCCAGGGCATCGAAGACGTGCTCGAAGGAATCGTCAAGAATCTGCCCGCTCCACAAGGCGACCCGAAAGCGCCGCTGAAGGCTTTGGTGTTTGACGCTTTCTTCGACAAGTATCGCGGTGTGATCCTGCAATGCCGCGTCATGGACGGAACTCTGAAACCCAAAGACGAGATCCACTTCATGCACGCCGATCGCGACTTCACCGTCGACGAACTCGGCTACAACCAATTCAAACTGGTTCCCAAAAAGGAACTGACCGCCGGGGAAGTGGGCTACATCGTGGCCGGTGTCAAATCGGTGCAAGACATCGAAATCGGCGACACCATCACACTGGCCAACCAACCCGCCGACGAACCGATCCCAGGCTATCAACCCGCTCGCCAAGTCGTGTTCTCGTCGGTTTATCCGATGAGCACCGACGAATACCAAGACCTCACCAAGGCACTTGAAAAACTCTCG
Proteins encoded in this region:
- the lepA gene encoding translation elongation factor 4 translates to MKHIRNFCIIAHIDHGKSTLADRLIQSCGGVTQREFHDQMLDSMDIERERGITIKSNTVTLNYTANDGEAYQLNLIDTPGHVDFSHEVRRSLMACEGALMVVDASQGVEAQTVANLYLALEYDLELLPVINKIDLPAADVDRVRGEIDEDLGLDPFVAIPVSAKTGQGIEDVLEGIVKNLPAPQGDPKAPLKALVFDAFFDKYRGVILQCRVMDGTLKPKDEIHFMHADRDFTVDELGYNQFKLVPKKELTAGEVGYIVAGVKSVQDIEIGDTITLANQPADEPIPGYQPARQVVFSSVYPMSTDEYQDLTKALEKLSINDAALTFEKDSSAALGFGYRCGFLGLLHLDVVQERLQREFDIGLVISAPSVQYKIKLKDGSTQDVDNPTYWPDPSTIDSVSEPYIKAQILIPEEYVGPVMELCREHRSESQTMNYLSAGRLEVTSEMPLGEVLFDFYGKLKMITRGYGSFDYVPIEYRKTDIVKVDILVNKEPVDALAYLVHRDKSRARAMHYCEQLAEAIPRHQFKIPIQGAIGGTVIARTTIAPYRKDVTAKLYGGDVSRKKKLLEKQKKGKAKMKQFGSVNIPQKAFISVLRTDKD